The Paenibacillus sp. FSL R7-0204 genome includes a region encoding these proteins:
- a CDS encoding metallophosphoesterase family protein — protein sequence MKRRKAEREQLRVLRIVEEPLEMVPFVSAAPGSQGIIYGGLPIYLGEMQGLPEEVKVLIVASDLQGVALSDNGDYSDLLVGEKLAATLEDLLLRQMPDVRPDQVLVCLCGDLYGDTAVRGSSGDPLPVWRAFRRRFGTVMGVNGNHDLLTSEGEAELASTPGMHLFTEPAVLHHENLLIAGLGGVTGRAGRPNRTPEKEYLERLEGLLQHGPGLLLLHQSPDLPGAGLPGHAGIRERLEAGPEVLVCSGHVHWNQPLAELDNGVQLLNTDGRVLVFTAAGLC from the coding sequence ATGAAGCGGCGAAAGGCTGAACGCGAGCAGCTTAGAGTCTTAAGGATAGTGGAAGAACCGCTGGAGATGGTTCCCTTTGTCAGTGCGGCGCCCGGCAGCCAGGGAATAATATATGGTGGGCTACCGATATATCTGGGAGAGATGCAGGGACTGCCGGAAGAGGTGAAGGTGCTGATCGTCGCATCCGACCTTCAGGGAGTTGCCTTGTCTGACAATGGAGATTACAGCGATCTATTGGTGGGTGAGAAGCTTGCCGCCACACTGGAAGATCTGCTGCTCCGCCAAATGCCGGATGTCCGCCCGGATCAGGTGCTGGTCTGTTTATGCGGCGATCTATACGGAGACACTGCAGTAAGAGGTTCTAGCGGCGATCCGCTGCCGGTATGGCGTGCCTTCCGCCGCAGATTCGGAACGGTAATGGGCGTGAACGGCAACCACGATCTTCTGACTTCAGAAGGGGAAGCAGAGCTTGCCTCTACACCGGGAATGCATCTGTTCACCGAACCGGCGGTCCTGCACCATGAGAATTTGCTTATCGCTGGACTTGGAGGCGTCACAGGAAGAGCAGGCCGGCCGAACCGCACGCCGGAGAAGGAGTATCTGGAGAGACTAGAAGGTCTGCTGCAACACGGGCCCGGTCTGCTGCTGCTGCACCAGAGCCCGGACCTTCCAGGAGCTGGGCTACCAGGACACGCAGGCATCCGTGAGCGGCTGGAAGCCGGGCCGGAGGTACTGGTCTGCAGCGGGCATGTTCACTGGAACCAGCCGCTGGCGGAGCTGGACAACGGTGTCCAGCTTCTGAATACAGACGGAAGGGTGCTGGTATTCACAGCCGCAGGCCTGTGCTAA
- the gdhA gene encoding NADP-specific glutamate dehydrogenase — protein sequence MVPTLTSEVSNEAVQYVQRIYAEVQKRDPHEPEFHQAVQEFLESITPVLTRHPQYMKHGILERLVEPERSISFRVPWVDDAGNTQVNRGFRIQFNSAIGPYKGGLRFHPSVYLGIIKFLGFEQIFKNSLTGLPMGGGKGGSDFDPKDKSDQEVMRFTQSFMTELYRHIGQDTDVPAGDIGVGAREIGYMFGQYKRIHGGHAAGVLTGKGLLYGGSLARKEATGYGCVYFVQEMLSSRGASFKDSKVVISGSGNVSIYAIEKAQQLGAHVIACSDSNGYIHDPKGINLATVKRLKETERLRISEYVKEHPHAEYVEGCSGIWSLPCDIALPCATQNELDLESARTLILNGVQAIGEGANMPTTLQAVELFLENQVLFAPAKAANAGGVAVSGLEMSQNSMRLSWTFEEVDEKLQVIMKNIYSSTVQAAEDYGVAGNLVAGANIAGFLKVADTMLAQGIV from the coding sequence ATCGTTCCTACACTAACGTCAGAAGTATCAAATGAGGCTGTGCAGTACGTGCAGCGGATCTATGCAGAGGTCCAGAAGCGCGACCCGCATGAGCCGGAATTTCACCAGGCTGTCCAGGAATTCCTGGAGAGCATCACCCCCGTTCTGACCCGCCACCCGCAGTATATGAAGCACGGAATTCTTGAGCGGCTGGTTGAGCCTGAGCGCAGCATCTCCTTCCGTGTCCCTTGGGTGGACGATGCCGGTAATACGCAGGTTAACCGCGGCTTCCGCATTCAATTCAACAGTGCCATCGGTCCCTACAAAGGCGGCCTGCGCTTCCATCCTTCCGTCTATCTCGGGATTATCAAGTTCTTGGGCTTCGAGCAGATCTTCAAAAACTCGCTGACCGGCCTGCCCATGGGCGGCGGCAAGGGCGGCAGCGACTTCGATCCCAAGGATAAATCAGATCAAGAGGTTATGCGCTTCACCCAGAGCTTCATGACGGAATTGTACCGTCACATTGGACAGGATACAGATGTTCCCGCAGGAGATATCGGTGTGGGCGCGCGCGAGATCGGCTATATGTTCGGACAATACAAACGAATTCACGGCGGGCATGCTGCCGGGGTTCTTACTGGAAAAGGGCTGCTTTATGGCGGTAGTCTGGCCCGCAAGGAAGCTACCGGCTATGGCTGTGTGTACTTCGTACAAGAGATGTTGTCATCGCGGGGAGCAAGCTTTAAGGACAGCAAGGTGGTCATCTCCGGTTCCGGGAATGTCTCCATCTATGCTATCGAGAAGGCTCAGCAGCTTGGCGCCCACGTAATTGCCTGCAGTGATTCGAACGGTTACATCCATGATCCTAAGGGCATTAATCTGGCTACCGTCAAAAGACTGAAGGAAACAGAACGCCTTCGCATCAGTGAATATGTGAAGGAGCACCCGCATGCCGAGTATGTTGAGGGCTGTAGCGGAATCTGGAGCCTGCCTTGCGACATCGCCCTGCCTTGTGCCACACAGAACGAGCTGGATTTGGAATCCGCCCGGACGCTGATTCTGAACGGGGTTCAGGCCATTGGCGAAGGCGCCAATATGCCGACCACCCTCCAAGCGGTGGAGCTGTTCCTGGAGAACCAGGTGCTGTTTGCTCCAGCCAAGGCAGCCAATGCCGGGGGCGTAGCCGTCTCGGGTCTTGAGATGAGCCAGAACAGCATGCGGCTGTCCTGGACCTTCGAAGAGGTGGACGAGAAGCTGCAAGTCATTATGAAAAATATCTACAGCAGCACCGTTCAGGCGGCTGAGGATTATGGCGTCGCCGGTAACCTGGTTGCCGGCGCCAACATCGCCGGGTTCCTGAAGGTTGCCGATACCATGCTGGCGCAGGGTATTGTGTAA
- a CDS encoding universal stress protein: MVCVHYGPHGERLIRRGVQLSEMIGAPLYVLNVDSSDSDEYNQSKEMYMAVWKRLAEEAGAEFMVRKRRGRKTTDVIVEAAEEHEVTQIIIGQSAQTLWQELTKRNFVNELISKMKMMDLHVVAVQRMRAGLEETHEEGVTAYLVKNEGMYQLSDEPEGTDFIKGKYFHELHTEFENGLFKIEQDGKARYLHICEGNLADPL, encoded by the coding sequence ATGGTATGTGTTCATTACGGCCCGCACGGCGAGCGTTTGATCCGGCGTGGAGTCCAGTTATCCGAGATGATCGGAGCACCGCTATATGTGCTCAATGTGGATAGTTCAGACAGTGATGAATATAATCAAAGCAAAGAAATGTATATGGCAGTCTGGAAACGTCTGGCTGAAGAAGCCGGCGCTGAGTTCATGGTCCGCAAACGCCGCGGCCGCAAGACTACGGATGTGATCGTTGAAGCGGCTGAGGAGCATGAAGTCACTCAGATTATTATCGGGCAATCCGCCCAGACTCTGTGGCAGGAGTTGACCAAGCGTAACTTCGTCAATGAGCTGATCAGCAAGATGAAGATGATGGATCTGCATGTGGTTGCAGTTCAACGTATGCGCGCCGGGCTGGAAGAGACCCATGAAGAAGGAGTAACCGCTTATTTGGTGAAGAACGAGGGAATGTATCAGCTCAGCGATGAGCCGGAAGGTACAGACTTCATTAAAGGGAAATACTTCCACGAATTGCATACCGAGTTTGAGAATGGCTTGTTCAAAATTGAGCAAGATGGTAAAGCAAGATATTTGCATATCTGTGAAGGGAACTTGGCCGATCCGCTATAA
- a CDS encoding Na(+)/H(+) antiporter subunit F1 yields the protein MIQSILMLALSIMVISIAICAWRLVKGPSLPDRVAALDTIGINLLAMVAVLSVLFKTQAFIEYILLIGILSFIGTMALARYIERGVVFEHGHDQDGH from the coding sequence ATGATTCAATCAATTCTTATGCTGGCGCTGTCGATCATGGTCATCTCCATTGCTATCTGTGCCTGGAGACTGGTTAAGGGGCCATCGCTGCCTGACCGGGTTGCCGCACTCGATACTATCGGTATCAATCTGCTGGCGATGGTGGCAGTCCTCTCGGTCCTGTTCAAGACACAAGCCTTTATAGAATATATTCTTCTGATTGGAATCCTCTCTTTTATCGGGACGATGGCCTTGGCCAGATATATCGAAAGGGGAGTGGTGTTTGAACATGGACATGATCAAGACGGTCATTGA
- a CDS encoding Na+/H+ antiporter subunit A, whose product MPLLHITVLVPFLMALMIALLRGRVRKLHRGWLVLAAPLMLFIYFFTRIPVIKGGDLGYETLPWIPSLGIDLVFHLDGLSLLFALLITGMGTLVFIYSIFYLDKRKEELTPFYVYLLLFMGAMLGVVLSDNLMVLYGFWELTSVSSFLLIAYWHRRQKSRYGAQKSMLITVFGGLAMFAGFLMLYVMTGTFSIREIWSQVGDISGQTLFIPAMLLILLGAFTKSAQFPFHIWLPDAMEAPTPVSAYLHSATMVKAGLYLVARFSPVFAGQHEWFWIVSGVGLITLIYGSIQAMKQTDLKALLAYSTISQLGLIMGLLGMGSAASFYTGEQAVFYTAATTAALFHLINHAIFKGSLFMVVGIVDHETNTRDLRKLGGLVSLMPVTFTLALIGSFSMAGLPPFAGFLSKEMFFTAVLNIRQLDIFSPGAFFTIFPVLAWIASIFTFAYSMIMVFHTFFGKYQPEKLDKKPHEAPFGLLLPPVILALLAVVTGFFPNILSGTLIVPGMNAIHPELAASSPFYVNIYFWHGFTAEVWMTLGVILLGIIVYRVYGRFSLVDKEWRSGLTLTQVYDGSIRLVEGLSRAVTGLYMTGSMRHYLMYIFTLIIAVVGGTMLYSEGITFGQGSYAPVTFFEVVAVLVLLTGALAIPFAKSRVSAILLTGMVGYMVTLLFILFRAPDLALTQMIVEVVSVTLFLLCFRHLPKLKREKVKLRVKVPRLIIALGFGITMTLVALAALGSSPFESISTYYVENSYKLGGGKNIVNVLLVDFRGFDTMFEITVLGLASLAIYSMIKLQLEQDHTPVLTRNKPESSTRRYTRSNDVLLQSVAKVAFVIIITFSLYLFFAGHNQPGGGFIGALMAAAALVLIAIAFGTEFVEKVLPVDYRKLIAVGIMIAFLTGIGSFVFDAPFLTQAFGYFELPVMGKTELTTAMLFDLGVYLSVIGVTMNIIFTIGRDN is encoded by the coding sequence TTGCCTTTGCTGCATATAACCGTTCTTGTTCCGTTTCTTATGGCCCTGATGATAGCGCTTCTACGCGGGAGGGTACGCAAGCTCCATAGAGGATGGCTTGTACTGGCTGCACCGCTGATGTTATTTATCTACTTTTTTACCCGGATTCCGGTCATCAAGGGAGGGGATCTCGGATATGAGACACTGCCATGGATTCCTTCCCTTGGGATAGATCTGGTCTTCCATCTGGATGGATTAAGTCTTCTGTTCGCCTTGTTAATCACGGGAATGGGCACCCTGGTCTTTATCTATTCCATATTCTATCTGGACAAACGCAAGGAAGAGCTGACTCCATTCTATGTATATCTGCTGCTCTTCATGGGAGCTATGCTGGGAGTCGTCCTATCCGATAACCTGATGGTGTTATACGGATTCTGGGAGCTTACGAGCGTCTCATCCTTCCTTCTGATTGCCTACTGGCACCGGAGACAGAAATCACGCTACGGCGCGCAAAAGTCGATGCTGATCACTGTCTTCGGCGGTCTGGCGATGTTCGCAGGCTTCCTGATGTTGTATGTGATGACAGGTACCTTCAGCATCCGCGAGATCTGGAGCCAGGTGGGCGACATCAGCGGACAGACGCTGTTCATTCCCGCAATGCTGCTTATTCTGCTGGGTGCCTTCACCAAATCGGCCCAGTTTCCATTCCACATCTGGCTGCCTGATGCGATGGAAGCGCCGACCCCGGTCAGTGCGTATCTGCATTCAGCGACCATGGTCAAAGCTGGTTTATATCTGGTAGCACGGTTCAGCCCGGTGTTTGCGGGGCAACATGAGTGGTTTTGGATAGTGTCGGGCGTCGGCCTGATCACCTTGATCTATGGATCGATCCAGGCGATGAAGCAGACGGACCTGAAGGCTCTGTTAGCTTATTCTACAATCAGCCAACTCGGTCTGATTATGGGATTACTCGGCATGGGATCAGCAGCTTCCTTCTATACAGGGGAACAGGCTGTATTCTATACCGCCGCAACAACGGCAGCACTCTTTCATTTAATTAATCATGCCATATTCAAAGGTTCGCTCTTCATGGTAGTCGGAATTGTCGACCATGAGACGAATACCCGTGATCTGCGCAAGCTGGGCGGGCTGGTGTCTCTGATGCCGGTAACCTTCACGTTAGCGCTGATCGGCAGCTTCTCAATGGCGGGTCTTCCGCCGTTTGCCGGATTCCTGAGCAAGGAAATGTTCTTCACGGCTGTGCTGAATATCAGACAGCTGGATATCTTCAGCCCCGGGGCCTTCTTTACAATATTCCCGGTGCTGGCGTGGATTGCAAGCATATTTACCTTTGCATACAGCATGATTATGGTCTTCCATACCTTCTTCGGCAAATATCAGCCGGAGAAGCTGGACAAAAAACCGCATGAAGCGCCCTTCGGCCTTCTGCTTCCGCCAGTAATTCTGGCACTGCTGGCCGTTGTCACCGGCTTCTTCCCGAACATCCTCTCGGGGACACTGATCGTGCCGGGGATGAATGCCATTCATCCGGAGCTTGCAGCCAGCTCACCTTTTTATGTGAATATCTATTTCTGGCACGGGTTCACCGCCGAGGTCTGGATGACACTGGGCGTGATCCTTCTGGGGATTATCGTATACCGTGTATATGGCCGCTTCAGCCTTGTTGATAAGGAATGGCGCAGCGGCCTCACGCTGACACAGGTATATGACGGGAGTATCCGTCTCGTGGAGGGACTGTCCCGTGCAGTGACAGGGCTATACATGACCGGTTCGATGCGTCATTATCTGATGTACATTTTCACTCTGATTATTGCCGTAGTCGGCGGGACGATGCTGTATTCGGAGGGCATTACGTTCGGCCAGGGGAGCTACGCTCCGGTCACCTTCTTTGAGGTTGTTGCCGTACTGGTCCTGCTGACAGGCGCGCTCGCCATTCCGTTCGCGAAGTCTAGAGTCTCGGCGATCCTGCTGACGGGAATGGTCGGTTATATGGTGACCCTGCTCTTCATTCTGTTCCGCGCACCTGATCTGGCCCTTACCCAGATGATTGTGGAGGTGGTCTCCGTCACGCTGTTCCTGCTCTGCTTCCGGCATCTGCCCAAGCTGAAGCGGGAGAAGGTGAAGCTGCGGGTCAAGGTGCCGAGACTGATCATTGCCTTAGGCTTCGGGATCACGATGACGCTGGTGGCGCTGGCGGCGCTCGGCAGCAGTCCGTTCGAGTCTATCTCAACCTACTATGTGGAGAATAGTTACAAGCTTGGCGGCGGCAAGAACATCGTCAATGTCCTGCTGGTGGACTTCCGCGGCTTCGATACCATGTTCGAAATTACGGTGCTGGGGCTGGCGTCGCTGGCCATCTACTCGATGATCAAGCTGCAGCTGGAGCAGGATCATACGCCTGTTCTGACCAGAAACAAACCGGAGTCCAGCACGCGCCGCTATACCCGCAGCAATGATGTATTGCTGCAATCGGTGGCAAAAGTAGCCTTCGTGATCATCATCACGTTCTCCCTGTACCTGTTCTTCGCGGGTCATAATCAGCCGGGCGGCGGCTTTATCGGAGCCTTGATGGCTGCTGCGGCGCTTGTACTGATTGCGATTGCCTTCGGTACGGAGTTTGTAGAGAAGGTGCTGCCAGTCGATTACCGCAAGTTAATCGCAGTCGGGATTATGATCGCTTTTCTCACCGGAATCGGTTCCTTTGTCTTCGACGCTCCGTTCCTGACCCAAGCCTTCGGCTACTTTGAACTGCCGGTCATGGGCAAGACGGAGCTGACCACGGCGATGCTGTTCGATCTGGGAGTTTACCTCTCGGTGATCGGTGTCACGATGAATATTATCTTTACGATCGGGAGGGATAACTAA
- a CDS encoding DUF2625 family protein: MHLLSVAELVDVENHAWEEIRELLSQGPRTYRLEAAEPEKAALTLVRLQVSTRSYLGAIAYEAGGIIFEHGWITLLGAGADGVCGSLVSWNGLGDTEDTVPLPGVLIVAYDAAGGFFGLDTGRFGQSGHIYYYAPDAQVWETTELTYSGFIGWLAEGDLDLFYETFRWEGWEEETQKLAPDQVFGYYPPLWTEEGSGCASSKVPVSILEAWRAAGSAGAE; encoded by the coding sequence ATGCACTTATTATCTGTAGCAGAATTAGTAGATGTGGAGAATCATGCCTGGGAAGAGATCAGGGAGCTGCTGAGCCAAGGGCCGCGAACCTACCGGCTTGAGGCCGCAGAACCGGAGAAAGCAGCGCTGACGCTCGTCCGTCTGCAGGTAAGTACGAGGTCTTATCTGGGAGCCATTGCTTATGAAGCCGGAGGTATTATCTTCGAGCATGGCTGGATTACCTTGCTTGGCGCTGGAGCAGATGGGGTCTGCGGCAGCCTGGTATCCTGGAACGGTCTGGGTGATACAGAGGACACAGTCCCGCTGCCGGGTGTGCTGATTGTGGCCTATGATGCGGCCGGAGGCTTCTTCGGTCTGGATACCGGGCGGTTCGGACAGAGCGGACATATCTATTATTATGCCCCCGATGCTCAGGTATGGGAGACGACGGAATTAACCTATTCAGGCTTTATCGGCTGGCTGGCGGAAGGTGACCTGGATCTGTTCTATGAAACATTCCGCTGGGAAGGATGGGAAGAGGAGACGCAGAAGCTTGCGCCGGATCAGGTCTTCGGGTATTATCCGCCGCTCTGGACGGAGGAGGGCAGCGGCTGCGCCAGCAGCAAAGTACCAGTCTCTATTCTAGAGGCATGGCGGGCAGCGGGAAGCGCAGGTGCTGAATGA
- a CDS encoding Na+/H+ antiporter subunit D — translation MNNLLVLPLLIPAFTAVILIFLKERIKLQRILSAISVLVNIAVALIIVYQVRTDGIQTLYMGGWLPPYGIVFVADMFAALLVLTAAVVGAACLFFSFASIGEERERFYYYTFFHFLLTGVFGSFLTGDLFNLFVCFEVLLVASYAMIVLGGTRVQLRETLKYILVNVISSTLFVAAIAYLYAATGTLNMAHLAIRVGEAGQGGVMNVIAVLLLLVFSLKAGLLLFFWLPDSYSAPPQAVRALFGALLTKVGLYAITRMFSLIFVHDMGLTYSLIGWMAGATMILGAIGALAYNDLSRIFNYNIVISVGFIAFGISVATQDSLSGVVFYLMHDMVAKALLFFLGGLIVAASGTEQLRLMGGLIRRYPWTGWMFFVLTLALVGVPPLSGFAGKVMMVRSGFGEQHTVLALIALASSFVVLYSLIKVFQQVFWGGEKSDEEIRPLRYKAMMVPAAVLFVLVILMGIGAELVNGYVIQAGAVLADPAAYINAVIRSR, via the coding sequence ATGAACAACCTGCTGGTGCTGCCTTTGCTGATTCCGGCCTTTACGGCGGTCATCCTGATTTTTCTCAAGGAACGAATTAAGCTTCAGCGTATCCTCAGCGCCATCAGTGTGCTGGTGAACATCGCAGTAGCGCTTATCATTGTGTACCAGGTCCGTACGGACGGGATTCAGACGCTGTATATGGGAGGATGGCTACCGCCTTACGGCATCGTCTTTGTAGCCGACATGTTCGCAGCGCTGCTCGTCTTGACGGCTGCGGTGGTAGGGGCAGCTTGTCTGTTCTTCTCCTTCGCAAGCATCGGTGAGGAGCGGGAACGTTTCTACTATTATACGTTCTTCCATTTCCTGCTCACCGGCGTGTTCGGCTCGTTCCTGACGGGTGACCTGTTCAACCTGTTTGTCTGCTTTGAGGTGCTGCTGGTTGCTTCCTACGCCATGATTGTCTTGGGTGGAACCCGGGTACAGCTGCGCGAGACACTCAAGTATATCCTTGTCAACGTAATTTCCTCCACCTTGTTCGTAGCGGCGATTGCCTATTTGTACGCTGCGACAGGCACGCTTAATATGGCTCATCTGGCCATCCGTGTGGGAGAGGCCGGGCAGGGCGGGGTGATGAATGTGATTGCCGTGCTTCTGCTGCTGGTGTTCTCGCTCAAAGCGGGCCTGCTGCTGTTCTTCTGGCTGCCGGATTCGTACAGCGCTCCTCCGCAGGCGGTAAGGGCATTGTTCGGCGCACTGCTTACCAAGGTGGGGCTGTATGCGATCACCAGAATGTTCTCACTGATTTTTGTCCATGATATGGGTCTGACCTATTCGCTGATCGGCTGGATGGCAGGGGCCACTATGATTCTTGGAGCCATAGGGGCACTCGCCTATAATGATCTAAGCCGGATATTCAATTATAATATTGTCATCAGTGTCGGCTTCATCGCCTTCGGCATCTCCGTGGCTACCCAGGATTCGCTTAGCGGGGTTGTATTCTATCTGATGCACGATATGGTTGCCAAAGCGTTGCTGTTCTTCCTGGGCGGGCTGATTGTCGCGGCTTCGGGGACGGAGCAACTCAGGCTGATGGGCGGTCTGATCCGCCGGTATCCGTGGACGGGCTGGATGTTCTTCGTCCTGACGCTGGCGCTGGTCGGCGTTCCTCCGCTTAGCGGTTTTGCCGGGAAGGTCATGATGGTCCGCAGCGGCTTCGGCGAGCAGCACACTGTGCTTGCGCTTATCGCCCTGGCTTCCAGCTTCGTGGTCTTGTATTCACTGATCAAAGTGTTCCAGCAGGTATTCTGGGGGGGCGAGAAGAGCGATGAAGAAATCCGCCCTCTGCGCTACAAAGCGATGATGGTACCGGCTGCTGTGCTGTTTGTTCTAGTCATCCTAATGGGTATCGGCGCTGAGCTGGTGAACGGCTATGTAATACAGGCCGGCGCAGTCCTCGCTGATCCGGCAGCGTATATTAATGCTGTCATAAGGAGTCGATGA
- a CDS encoding Na(+)/H(+) antiporter subunit C, whose product MEILIALAIGVLFTVGVYLVLSKSLLRILLGTTLLTHGVHLLLLTMAGLKTGASPLLGEKADSYVDPLPQALILTSIVISFGVSAFFIVLAYRAYRSAGTDDVEGSKGERP is encoded by the coding sequence ATGGAGATCCTTATTGCCCTGGCGATCGGTGTCTTGTTTACCGTAGGTGTCTATCTGGTCCTGTCCAAAAGTCTGCTCCGCATCCTGCTCGGGACGACGCTGCTGACTCATGGCGTGCATCTGCTGCTGCTGACGATGGCCGGCCTGAAGACGGGCGCTTCACCTCTGCTTGGCGAGAAGGCGGACAGTTATGTCGATCCGCTGCCGCAGGCGCTTATCCTGACTTCCATTGTAATCAGCTTTGGGGTATCCGCGTTCTTCATCGTTCTGGCCTACCGGGCTTACCGCTCGGCCGGGACGGATGATGTGGAAGGAAGCAAGGGGGAGAGACCATGA
- the mnhG gene encoding monovalent cation/H(+) antiporter subunit G, whose product MDMIKTVIEYVFVLLILTGALLSAVSSVGLIRLPDVYLRSHAAAKSATLGVLCVLSGAFLYFAFFLDFISAKLLLGIVFVFMTSPLSAHLTGRAAYRSGVPLWSRRVQDDLKEALEKEQAAEQATERVKTDASP is encoded by the coding sequence ATGGACATGATCAAGACGGTCATTGAGTATGTGTTTGTCCTGCTGATTCTGACCGGAGCCTTGCTTAGCGCAGTCAGCTCTGTAGGGCTGATCCGCTTGCCCGATGTCTACTTAAGATCACATGCCGCTGCCAAAAGTGCTACGCTCGGTGTGCTCTGTGTACTCAGCGGCGCATTCCTGTATTTCGCCTTCTTCCTCGATTTCATCAGTGCGAAGCTGCTGCTCGGAATCGTGTTCGTCTTCATGACTTCGCCGCTCTCTGCTCATCTGACAGGCCGCGCGGCCTACCGTTCTGGTGTTCCGCTCTGGAGCCGCCGCGTCCAGGATGATCTCAAGGAGGCGCTGGAAAAGGAGCAAGCAGCGGAACAGGCAACGGAACGTGTGAAAACTGATGCATCACCATAA
- a CDS encoding MFS transporter has product MAKPFFPRLEGNSRGCLTFEPFFLIPYSMFSTYATLYMYELGLTELNIGWITTIGLIVQVFSSLLSGYLTDRLGRKRAILYFDLLSWSLATLLWAFSQNLWFFVAAAVINGFQRVPHIAFYCLIVEDTRPADRTYVFTLLQIIGVIGGLFAPLGGLLVHQYGMVTGMRIMYVLAFLFMTFQFVGRHLTTRETEAGIRKRQETRELGLRESMIEYGGAFRDLGAERNLLLIFGVYILFNFQATLKSTYLYLYLADYIHLDSGILSLFPAVSSVIMLLTLWLLMPRIPDESANRAMMAGFGLSALSNVMLVLYPSASFVWIGLSTILAAVGLMISSPYLEAAVQNAIDDDKRAKVFSMLSVLILVFTAPAGIIGGWAYKLDPRIPLWLVTAAFAASYLLLYLYRRRTAPQSA; this is encoded by the coding sequence ATGGCAAAACCCTTTTTTCCGCGGCTGGAGGGAAACAGCCGGGGCTGCTTGACCTTTGAGCCTTTTTTCCTGATTCCCTACAGCATGTTCTCTACCTATGCCACCCTGTACATGTATGAGCTTGGATTGACCGAGCTGAACATCGGCTGGATAACGACGATCGGACTCATCGTACAGGTATTCTCCTCTTTGCTGAGCGGATATTTAACGGACCGGCTGGGACGCAAGCGGGCTATTCTGTATTTTGACCTGCTTAGCTGGAGCCTCGCCACCTTGTTATGGGCCTTCTCACAGAATCTGTGGTTTTTCGTGGCGGCCGCGGTGATTAACGGCTTCCAGCGTGTGCCGCATATCGCCTTTTACTGCCTGATTGTTGAAGATACCCGCCCCGCTGACCGGACCTATGTATTCACACTGCTGCAAATTATCGGGGTGATCGGAGGCCTTTTCGCACCGCTGGGCGGTCTGCTTGTCCACCAGTATGGCATGGTCACGGGCATGAGAATCATGTACGTGCTGGCTTTTCTCTTCATGACCTTCCAGTTCGTGGGCCGTCATCTAACCACCAGGGAGACCGAGGCCGGCATCCGCAAAAGGCAGGAAACCCGGGAGCTCGGCCTGCGGGAGAGTATGATCGAATACGGCGGCGCCTTCCGTGACCTCGGGGCTGAGCGCAATCTGCTGCTGATCTTCGGCGTATACATTCTGTTCAACTTCCAGGCTACGCTGAAAAGCACCTACCTGTACCTGTATCTGGCAGATTATATCCATCTGGACAGCGGCATCCTCTCTCTGTTCCCCGCAGTGTCCTCAGTCATCATGCTGCTGACCCTGTGGCTGCTGATGCCCAGAATCCCGGATGAGAGTGCTAACCGCGCCATGATGGCAGGCTTCGGCTTATCCGCTCTGTCGAATGTCATGCTGGTCCTCTACCCGTCAGCGAGCTTTGTCTGGATCGGGCTGAGCACCATTCTGGCAGCCGTAGGCCTGATGATCAGTTCTCCTTATCTCGAAGCAGCCGTGCAGAACGCCATTGATGATGATAAGCGGGCCAAGGTCTTCTCCATGTTGTCCGTCCTGATCCTGGTATTCACCGCTCCTGCGGGCATTATCGGAGGCTGGGCGTACAAGCTCGACCCGAGAATTCCGTTGTGGCTGGTAACCGCAGCATTCGCCGCCTCTTATCTGCTGCTGTATCTATACCGCAGACGGACAGCTCCTCAGAGCGCATGA
- a CDS encoding Na+/H+ antiporter subunit E, whose translation MAFQILLNLMIAFLWMFLNNDWTASGFIIGYVLGVAVLVVMRRFFDGRLYLGKVWAILKLGALLLRELLVSSYVVVKAVLRPNLNIRPAILMYHTELESDWEVAVLITMLCLTPGSVVLEVSKDNRTLYIHAMDIQDVEQFDANIRNTFERAIQEVTRS comes from the coding sequence ATGGCCTTTCAAATATTATTGAATCTCATGATTGCCTTCCTGTGGATGTTCCTGAATAATGACTGGACGGCCTCCGGCTTCATCATCGGTTATGTGCTGGGGGTGGCCGTGCTGGTGGTCATGCGGCGCTTCTTCGACGGCCGGCTATATCTTGGCAAAGTATGGGCGATTCTGAAGCTGGGAGCCTTGCTGTTGCGCGAACTGTTGGTATCCAGCTATGTAGTGGTGAAGGCGGTGCTCAGACCGAATCTCAATATCCGTCCGGCTATCCTGATGTACCATACCGAACTGGAGTCGGACTGGGAAGTAGCCGTGCTGATCACAATGCTCTGCCTTACGCCGGGTTCTGTCGTGTTGGAGGTGTCCAAAGACAACCGGACCTTATACATTCATGCCATGGACATTCAGGATGTGGAGCAGTTCGATGCGAATATCCGTAATACCTTTGAACGCGCGATTCAGGAGGTGACCCGTTCATGA